The Anabaena sp. PCC 7108 region ATTTATTCTCAAGTATCCAGGAGAATGCTGGTTACAACCAGCTTTACTGATGACGCTCCTATATAGATTCGATCCCACTGGCATTTATACAGAGCAACCAGAAAGGGTAATGGCTAATGGTCAGTGTTTTTTGTGTCGGCGCTCGGTTCTAGCGGCTGTAAGTGGTTATAGCAGTGCAAAGGGTTCTTTTTGTGATGATGTGACTTTGGCGCGACATATTGCCACTCAAGGCTTTAAGGTGGGCTTTTTAGATGGAGCAAAAGTGCTGAAGGTGCGGATGTATGAGGGAGCAATGGAAACTTGGAAAGAGTGGGGACGCAGTCTTGATTTGAAGGATGCTTCTTCCCGCGCTCAGATTTGGGGAGATTTATGGCTGCTGTCAGCGGTTCAAGGTTTGCCAATATTGATCTTACTTGGTTTTCTCCCCTTGCTCCCACTGCCGCCCCTGCTCCCTCTGCACCTGTTATTGGGACTAAATATATTTTTATTAATGATTCGCTTTGCTTTATTATTAGCGATCGCTCCTTCCTATGATCGCAAAAATGCTCAGGGTAGCTGGTTATTCTGGCTTTCACCCTGGGCTGATCCCTTAGCTGTGCTGCGAATCTTCTTATCTGCTTTTCGCACTCCACGAGAGTGGCGCGGAAGAAAGTATGATACCCCACCAAGTTGCTAGTACAGCTTGGCAAAAATAAGTAGGTAAGCATCATCAAACCAAACTGTGTAAAGAAAAGTAAAAAAGGCTAAAACCCTTTCTCCCACTGCTCCTGCCTTATCTCAAAAACAATTTTTAACGCCACCCTACTTAAACTTTCTTCCCTCCTAGGGGAAACTGCTGAGTGCTACGCGCAGGCATCTATGAAGAAATGATGACTACCTCCCAAAATAGATATTATCAAAAAGATATTCTGATAGTTGATGATACTCTAGATAATTTACGTTTCTTAGATACCATCCTCACTAAAAAGGGCTATTCTGTTCGCAAAGCATTAGATGGAACAATGGCTCTAACAGCGTGTAAGAATCTCTTGCCAGATTTAATTTTACTGGATATTATGATGCCGGAAATGGATGGATATAATGTTTGTCGGCTACTGAAAGCTAATCAAGCAACTAGTAAGGTTCCAGTAATTTTTTTAAGCGCTATAGATGATATTTTAGATAAAATAAAAGCTTTTGAAGTTGGTGGTGTTGACTATATTACCAAGCCATTTCAAGCTGAAGAAGTTTTAATTCGGGTGGAAAATCAATTGGCATTAAAAGCAGCCGAACAAAAAATTTTAAGCTTAAATATTGAATTGGAACGAAAAGTTAAAGAGCGGACATTACAGCTAGAAATAGCTAATCAAGACCTCAAGCGAGAACTATGGGAACGCAAGCAATTAGAAGAAAAACTATTGTATAGAGCGTTACATGATCCGCTCACTAATTTAGCCAATCGAACTTTGTTAATGGAACGGCTAGATGAAGCACTAAAACTAACTAAGATTGAATCTAATTATCACTTTGCTGTGTTATTTTTAGATTGCGATCGCTTTAAAGTTATCAATGATTCTCTTGGACATTTAATAGGAGATGAATTACTAATTGCGATTGGTAATAGACTGCAAAATTTGATGAAAGATACGGACATTTTAGCTAGATTAGGTGGTGATGAATTTGCTATTTTTTTAGATAAAATTGCAGATATTAGCTATGTAAAACTAGTAGCAGATAAAATTTTAAAAGCCATTTCAGCACCTTTTCAATTATCTAGAACTGAAGTTTTCATTACTGCTAGTATTGGAATTGTTTTCAGTAATAGTAACTATAACAAACCTCAAGAATTGCTGCGAGATGCTGACACTGCAATGTATAAAGCTAAATCACAAGGCAAGTCTAGATATTGTGTATTTACTTATAGTATGTATCAGAAAGCTCTTAAACTTTTGCAGTTGGAAAATGATTTAAATAGAGCAATTGAACTACAAGAATTTATTGTTTATTATCAGCCAATAGTTTCTTTAACTACAGGTAAAATTAGCGGATTTGAAGCACTTGTACGCTGGCAGCATCCGACCCATGGTCTAGTTTCTCCGGCTGAATTTATTCCCGTAGCAGAGGAAACGGGCTTAATTGCTGCTATAGATACGTGGGTATTACAAACAGCTTGCCGCCAACTACGTAACTGGCAAGAACAAAAAGTTATTGGTGAAGAGATTTCAATTAGCGTTAATCTTTCAGTTAAATTATTTTCTCATCCCAACTTACTAGAAACAATTAATCGAGCTTGGTGCGACATTCAGTTAAATCCACAAAACTTGAAGCTGGAAATTACGGAAAGTGCTATTATGGAGGATATTCAAGCAACAGCCGTAATTTTGCAACAACTGCGAGAATCTAAAATTGAATTATCTATTGATGATTTTGGAACGGGATACTCTTCTTTAAGCTACTTGCATAGACTTCCGGTAAATATCCTCAAGATTGATCAATATTTTATCCGTAACTTAGAGCAAAACCCCAAGAATATAGCTTTAATTTCTACTATCATTAACCTTGCTCATACGAGTGAGTTGAGAGCAATAGCTGAAGGGATAAAAAACCCCGTTCAGCTAAAGAAACTGCGAAATTTGGGGTGTGATTTTGGTCAGGGTTATTTTTTTTCTAAACCGTTAGCAGCCAAGTCAGTTGTGGATCTGCTTGCGTCTACACCCCAATGGTAATGATTTATATTCAGTCGGTGTCAGTTTCTACTTGATCACCTCTTTCTAATTCCCAGAGAATTTGATTACCTTCTCTTCTTACCCGTGAAACTATCCAGTTCCGCCAACGCCACTGGTCTCCTCGACTGGTGACAGCACTGGCGTGGACATCCATGAGGTCTGCTAGTTCAGAACTAGTGATTAAGTAGCCTTTTTCAGAAATTTCGTCAGCGATATGCAAAGTTTCCACTAAATTGCGGAGTT contains the following coding sequences:
- the cruG gene encoding 2'-O-glycosyltransferase CruG, producing MIIQSAISLLLLLIQVPAAAILLSRLLKGPRRYPPIEPEQPTVELLGSVSVVVPTLNEAMRISPLLAGLSRQSYEVREIIVVDSKSQDGTPDLVKAAQQKDPRFRLMTDDPLPSGWVGRPWALHNGFLFSAEKSEWFLGMDADIQPHPGLVASLVKTAQAEGYDLVSLSPQFILKYPGECWLQPALLMTLLYRFDPTGIYTEQPERVMANGQCFLCRRSVLAAVSGYSSAKGSFCDDVTLARHIATQGFKVGFLDGAKVLKVRMYEGAMETWKEWGRSLDLKDASSRAQIWGDLWLLSAVQGLPILILLGFLPLLPLPPLLPLHLLLGLNIFLLMIRFALLLAIAPSYDRKNAQGSWLFWLSPWADPLAVLRIFLSAFRTPREWRGRKYDTPPSC
- a CDS encoding EAL domain-containing response regulator, with translation MTTSQNRYYQKDILIVDDTLDNLRFLDTILTKKGYSVRKALDGTMALTACKNLLPDLILLDIMMPEMDGYNVCRLLKANQATSKVPVIFLSAIDDILDKIKAFEVGGVDYITKPFQAEEVLIRVENQLALKAAEQKILSLNIELERKVKERTLQLEIANQDLKRELWERKQLEEKLLYRALHDPLTNLANRTLLMERLDEALKLTKIESNYHFAVLFLDCDRFKVINDSLGHLIGDELLIAIGNRLQNLMKDTDILARLGGDEFAIFLDKIADISYVKLVADKILKAISAPFQLSRTEVFITASIGIVFSNSNYNKPQELLRDADTAMYKAKSQGKSRYCVFTYSMYQKALKLLQLENDLNRAIELQEFIVYYQPIVSLTTGKISGFEALVRWQHPTHGLVSPAEFIPVAEETGLIAAIDTWVLQTACRQLRNWQEQKVIGEEISISVNLSVKLFSHPNLLETINRAWCDIQLNPQNLKLEITESAIMEDIQATAVILQQLRESKIELSIDDFGTGYSSLSYLHRLPVNILKIDQYFIRNLEQNPKNIALISTIINLAHTSELRAIAEGIKNPVQLKKLRNLGCDFGQGYFFSKPLAAKSVVDLLASTPQW